A DNA window from Pseudomonas sp. GD03919 contains the following coding sequences:
- the hemW gene encoding radical SAM family heme chaperone HemW, with translation MSDSAGGSFLLPPLALYIHIPWCVRKCPYCDFNSHAAGPTLPEEEYVDALLADLDIDLQHVHGRPLTSIFFGGGTPSLFSDRALGRLLEGVERRVAFAGDIEITLEANPGTFEQAKFKGYRALGINRLSIGVQSFQQAKLKALGRIHDGDEAIRAADMARAAGFDNFNLDLMHGLPEQSIEDALFDLRTAISQGPTHLSWYQLTMEPNTVFWSQPPTLPEDDLLWDIQEAGQALLAAEGYAQYEVSAYAQPGKQARHNLNYWTFGDFLGIGAGAHAKLSTPDGRIQRTWKTRLPKDYLDPAKAFQAGERTLEADELPFEFLMNVLRLTEGAPAELFSQRTGLPLQQLERSRREAERQGLLQADQTRLVATAKGQLFLNDLLQQFLA, from the coding sequence ATGAGCGATTCCGCTGGCGGGAGTTTCCTGCTCCCGCCCCTCGCGCTCTACATCCACATCCCGTGGTGCGTGCGCAAATGCCCTTACTGCGACTTCAACTCCCACGCCGCCGGGCCGACGCTGCCTGAAGAAGAGTACGTCGACGCGCTGCTGGCCGACCTCGATATCGACCTGCAGCACGTCCATGGCCGGCCACTGACTTCGATCTTCTTCGGTGGCGGCACGCCCAGCCTGTTCTCCGACCGCGCCCTGGGCCGTTTGCTGGAAGGCGTCGAACGGCGCGTGGCCTTCGCTGGTGACATCGAAATCACCCTGGAAGCCAACCCCGGCACCTTCGAGCAGGCCAAGTTCAAGGGCTATCGGGCGCTGGGTATCAATCGCCTGTCCATCGGTGTGCAGAGTTTCCAGCAGGCCAAGCTCAAGGCGCTGGGGCGTATCCACGATGGCGACGAGGCCATTCGCGCCGCCGATATGGCCCGTGCTGCCGGTTTCGACAATTTCAACCTCGACCTGATGCACGGCTTGCCCGAGCAGAGCATCGAGGACGCTCTGTTCGACCTGCGCACCGCCATCAGCCAGGGCCCGACGCACCTGTCCTGGTACCAGCTGACCATGGAGCCGAACACGGTGTTCTGGAGCCAGCCCCCCACGCTGCCGGAAGACGATCTGCTGTGGGACATCCAGGAAGCCGGCCAGGCGCTGCTCGCCGCCGAGGGCTACGCGCAGTACGAAGTGTCCGCCTACGCCCAACCCGGCAAACAGGCACGGCATAACCTCAACTACTGGACCTTCGGTGATTTCCTCGGCATCGGCGCCGGCGCCCACGCCAAATTGAGTACGCCCGACGGGCGCATTCAGCGCACCTGGAAAACCCGTCTGCCCAAGGACTATCTGGACCCGGCCAAGGCCTTCCAGGCCGGCGAGCGCACGCTCGAAGCCGACGAACTGCCCTTCGAGTTTCTGATGAACGTGCTGCGCCTGACCGAAGGCGCGCCCGCCGAGCTGTTCAGCCAGCGCACCGGTCTGCCGTTGCAGCAACTTGAACGGTCACGCCGCGAAGCCGAACGTCAGGGGCTGCTGCAAGCCGACCAAACCCGACTGGTCGCCACGGCCAAGGGCCAGCTGTTTCTTAACGATCTGCTGCAGCAGTTCCTGGCCTAG
- a CDS encoding AAA family ATPase has product MEVRLHIFGASGSGTTTLARTLAERNGWLHLDTDDFYWLPSEPPYLHKRPPEDRVRLIRESAAQAPRWVLSGSLCSWGEALIPSFSHALFLRLDDQERMCRLRQREAQRYGARIQPGGDMHEQSQAFLEWAAGYEQGDLSTRSLAMHEAWMTRHLNCPLLCLDSTRHTPEQLAEQVLAWLHA; this is encoded by the coding sequence ATGGAGGTTCGGTTACATATATTCGGTGCATCCGGCTCGGGCACCACTACCCTGGCCCGCACGCTGGCCGAGCGCAATGGCTGGCTGCATCTGGATACCGACGATTTCTACTGGCTGCCCAGCGAGCCGCCCTATCTGCACAAGCGGCCGCCCGAGGACCGGGTCAGGCTGATCCGCGAGAGCGCCGCACAGGCACCTAGATGGGTGCTCAGTGGTTCGCTGTGCAGTTGGGGTGAGGCGTTGATCCCGTCTTTCAGCCATGCCTTGTTCCTGCGCCTGGATGATCAGGAACGCATGTGCCGGCTGCGCCAGCGTGAAGCACAGCGTTATGGCGCGCGCATCCAGCCGGGAGGTGACATGCATGAGCAAAGTCAGGCCTTCCTGGAGTGGGCCGCCGGTTACGAGCAGGGCGACTTGAGCACGCGTAGCCTGGCCATGCACGAAGCCTGGATGACCCGCCACCTGAATTGTCCGCTGCTATGCCTGGACTCGACCCGGCACACACCCGAGCAATTGGCCGAACAGGTTCTGGCGTGGTTGCACGCCTGA
- a CDS encoding DUF1329 domain-containing protein produces the protein MLRSVSILLLTALAFQAQAKVDASQAARLEQDLTPLGGERAGNAAGTIPAWTGGLATPPAGYQPGMHHPDPYAGDKLLYRVDSQNLAQYEQQLPVGLKTLLQQNPSFYLRVFPTRRSAAAPQRIYDATRFNALNAELISGGNGVQGAAAGVPFPIPQNGQEAIWNHIMRYRGDQISMVTNQAAVLANGGYNLLKLERDIYFLYGRAGVAPQDLDNTLFYYKYKVVAPAKLAGSALVVQETLDQVLAIRKAWRFNRGERRVRRLPMLAYDTLQPDTNGMATADQVDAYNGAPDRYEWQLLGKREMLVPYNSYAVHQQGIPYADILQAKHINPELLRYELHRVWVVEADLRTGFSHPYAKRRFYLDEDSWQILAVDLYDRSGNLIGLQEAHPISYYDVPMFGSTLETVYDFKGGRYFADGLDNNEKMYDFNARLSPRDFTPQALRREGN, from the coding sequence GTGTTGAGATCGGTTTCCATTCTTCTGCTGACCGCACTGGCCTTTCAGGCCCAGGCCAAGGTCGATGCCAGCCAGGCCGCGCGCCTGGAGCAGGACCTGACCCCGCTGGGCGGCGAGCGTGCGGGCAATGCTGCCGGCACCATTCCGGCCTGGACGGGTGGTCTGGCGACGCCGCCAGCCGGTTACCAGCCCGGTATGCACCACCCGGACCCTTATGCCGGCGACAAGCTTCTGTATCGCGTCGACAGCCAGAATCTGGCGCAGTACGAACAACAGTTGCCGGTCGGCCTCAAGACGCTGTTGCAGCAGAACCCAAGCTTCTATTTGCGCGTATTCCCGACTCGCCGCAGTGCAGCTGCGCCGCAGCGCATCTACGATGCCACCCGCTTCAATGCACTGAATGCCGAGCTGATTTCTGGCGGTAACGGTGTTCAGGGCGCTGCGGCCGGTGTGCCGTTCCCGATACCGCAGAATGGCCAGGAGGCCATCTGGAACCACATCATGCGCTACCGTGGCGACCAGATCAGCATGGTCACCAACCAGGCAGCGGTGCTCGCCAACGGCGGCTACAACCTGCTCAAGCTCGAGCGCGACATCTATTTCCTCTACGGCCGCGCAGGTGTGGCCCCGCAGGATCTGGACAACACCCTGTTCTACTACAAGTACAAGGTGGTGGCGCCGGCCAAGCTGGCCGGTTCGGCGCTGGTGGTGCAGGAGACCCTCGACCAGGTGCTGGCGATTCGCAAGGCCTGGCGCTTCAATCGTGGTGAGCGCCGTGTGCGCCGTCTGCCGATGCTTGCCTACGACACCCTGCAGCCCGATACCAACGGCATGGCCACGGCCGACCAGGTGGACGCCTACAACGGCGCACCGGATCGCTACGAATGGCAACTGCTGGGCAAGCGCGAGATGCTGGTGCCGTACAACAGTTATGCCGTGCACCAGCAGGGCATCCCCTACGCCGATATCCTGCAGGCCAAGCACATCAACCCCGAGCTGCTGCGCTATGAGTTGCACCGCGTTTGGGTGGTGGAGGCGGATCTGCGCACGGGCTTCAGCCACCCATATGCCAAGCGCCGCTTTTACCTGGACGAAGACAGCTGGCAGATCCTTGCCGTCGACCTGTACGACCGCAGCGGCAACCTGATTGGCCTGCAGGAAGCGCATCCGATCAGCTATTACGACGTGCCTATGTTCGGTTCCACGCTTGAAACCGTCTATGACTTCAAGGGCGGGCGCTACTTCGCCGATGGTCTGGACAACAACGAGAAGATGTACGACTTCAACGCCCGCCTGAGCCCGCGCGACTTCACTCCGCAGGCGCTGCGCCGCGAAGGCAACTGA
- the mtgA gene encoding monofunctional biosynthetic peptidoglycan transglycosylase produces the protein MLRALTRRLLKLLLWLMLASALLVLVLRWVPPPGTALMIERKIESWGSGQSLELKRQWRPWNELPDHLKMAVIAAEDQKFAEHWGFDMGAIQAALAHNQSGGSLRGASTLSQQVAKNLFLWSGRSWLRKGLEAWFTALIELFWSKERILEVYLNSVEWGDGIFGAEAAAQHHFGIGAPYLNRQQASQLAAVLPNPLRWSAGRPNGYVIRRAAWIRQQMNQLGGSHYLNQLKPQRPDWWPRWL, from the coding sequence ATGCTCCGAGCCCTGACCCGCCGCCTGCTGAAATTGCTGCTCTGGCTGATGTTGGCCAGTGCCCTGCTGGTGCTCGTGTTGCGCTGGGTGCCGCCGCCCGGTACGGCGCTGATGATCGAACGCAAGATCGAATCCTGGGGTAGCGGGCAGTCGCTGGAACTCAAGCGTCAATGGCGCCCGTGGAACGAGCTGCCGGATCACCTGAAGATGGCGGTGATAGCCGCCGAAGACCAGAAGTTCGCCGAACACTGGGGCTTCGACATGGGCGCCATCCAGGCGGCACTGGCACACAACCAGAGTGGCGGCTCGCTACGTGGCGCCAGTACCCTCAGCCAGCAGGTGGCGAAGAACCTGTTCCTCTGGTCTGGCCGTAGCTGGCTGCGCAAGGGACTGGAAGCCTGGTTCACCGCGCTGATCGAGCTGTTCTGGTCGAAGGAACGCATCCTTGAGGTCTATCTCAACAGCGTCGAGTGGGGTGATGGCATCTTCGGCGCCGAAGCGGCCGCACAGCATCATTTCGGTATCGGCGCGCCGTACCTCAATCGCCAGCAGGCCAGCCAACTGGCTGCCGTGCTCCCCAACCCGCTGCGCTGGAGCGCAGGCCGGCCAAATGGCTACGTGATCCGCCGCGCGGCCTGGATTCGCCAGCAGATGAACCAGCTCGGCGGCAGCCACTACCTCAATCAGCTCAAGCCGCAACGCCCCGATTGGTGGCCACGCTGGCTGTAA
- the trmB gene encoding tRNA (guanosine(46)-N7)-methyltransferase TrmB, translated as MTDTQQPELTEDGRQRRTIKSFVMRAGRMTEGQQRGLDKGWPLFGLELEDGLRDFDQVFGRSAPRTFEIGFGMGHSTLEMAAAAPEQDFIGVEVHKPGVGALLNGVMAQNLSNIRVYSCDALEVLRDCVADASLDRVLLFFPDPWHKSRHHKRRIVQPAFAELVRRKLKIGGVLHMATDWENYAEHMLEVMNAAPGYRNLAVDGTYVPRPEERPVTKFERRGERLGHGVWDLKFQRQA; from the coding sequence ATGACTGATACCCAACAGCCCGAATTGACCGAAGACGGTCGCCAGCGCCGTACCATCAAGAGCTTCGTGATGCGCGCCGGGCGCATGACCGAAGGCCAGCAGCGTGGCCTCGACAAGGGCTGGCCGCTGTTCGGCCTGGAGCTGGAAGACGGTCTGCGTGACTTCGATCAGGTGTTTGGCCGCAGCGCGCCGCGTACTTTCGAAATCGGTTTCGGCATGGGCCATTCCACCCTGGAGATGGCCGCTGCCGCGCCCGAGCAGGACTTCATTGGCGTCGAGGTGCACAAGCCGGGCGTGGGCGCACTGCTCAATGGCGTTATGGCGCAGAACCTGAGCAACATCCGCGTGTACAGCTGCGATGCGCTGGAAGTGCTGCGCGATTGCGTCGCCGATGCCAGCCTGGATCGCGTGCTGCTGTTCTTCCCTGATCCCTGGCACAAGTCGCGCCACCACAAGCGCCGCATCGTCCAGCCGGCGTTCGCCGAGTTGGTACGTCGCAAATTGAAGATCGGCGGCGTGCTGCACATGGCTACCGACTGGGAGAACTATGCCGAGCACATGCTCGAGGTGATGAACGCGGCGCCCGGCTATCGTAATCTGGCGGTCGATGGCACCTATGTGCCGCGTCCTGAAGAGCGTCCGGTGACCAAGTTCGAGCGTCGGGGCGAGCGCCTCGGCCATGGCGTATGGGATCTGAAGTTTCAGCGTCAGGCATGA
- a CDS encoding thiazole synthase has product MSQVRSDKPFTLAGRTFQSRLLVGTGKYKDMDETRDAIAASGAEIVTVAVRRTNIGQNPGEPNLLDVISPDKYTILPNTAGCYDAAEAVRTCRLARELLDGHNLVKLEVLADQKTLFPNVIETIKAAEVLVKDGFDVMVYTSDDPIIARQLAEIGCIAVMPLAGLIGSGLGICNPYNLRIILEESKVPVLVDAGVGTASDATIAMELGCEAVLMNSAIAEAQNPVLMARAMQHAVEAGRLAYLAGRMPKKLYASASSPLTGLIN; this is encoded by the coding sequence ATGAGCCAAGTTCGCAGCGACAAGCCCTTCACCCTGGCCGGTCGTACGTTCCAGTCGCGCCTGCTGGTCGGTACCGGCAAGTACAAGGATATGGACGAGACCCGCGATGCCATCGCGGCTTCCGGTGCCGAGATCGTCACCGTGGCCGTGCGCCGCACCAACATCGGCCAGAACCCCGGCGAGCCGAACCTGCTCGATGTGATCAGCCCGGACAAGTACACCATCCTGCCCAATACCGCCGGCTGCTACGACGCTGCCGAGGCCGTGCGTACCTGTCGCCTGGCCCGTGAGCTGCTCGACGGCCACAACCTGGTCAAGCTGGAAGTGCTGGCCGACCAGAAAACCCTGTTCCCCAACGTTATCGAAACCATCAAGGCCGCCGAAGTGCTGGTCAAGGATGGTTTCGACGTCATGGTGTACACCAGTGACGATCCGATCATCGCCCGCCAACTGGCCGAGATCGGCTGCATCGCGGTGATGCCGCTGGCTGGCCTGATCGGCTCGGGCCTGGGTATCTGCAACCCGTACAACCTGCGCATCATCCTCGAGGAATCGAAGGTGCCGGTGCTGGTCGATGCCGGCGTGGGCACGGCCTCCGATGCCACCATCGCCATGGAGCTGGGCTGCGAGGCGGTGCTGATGAACAGCGCCATCGCCGAAGCGCAGAATCCGGTGCTGATGGCGCGTGCCATGCAGCATGCCGTCGAGGCCGGGCGCCTGGCCTACCTGGCCGGGCGCATGCCGAAGAAACTCTATGCCAGTGCGTCGTCGCCGCTGACTGGCCTGATCAATTAA
- a CDS encoding DUF4426 domain-containing protein, with amino-acid sequence MRRIIPFLIALCLALPAAAERKQSFGDLDVHYSVFNSSFIQPDIASASGLVRSKTQGVINVAALKAGKASTAQVSGQVKNLMGQSTALTFRQVTESGAIYYLAQFPFSSREILSFTLDVRQGDDAHRITFNQEMFPDD; translated from the coding sequence ATGCGCCGCATCATCCCCTTCCTGATCGCCCTGTGCCTGGCCCTACCGGCCGCCGCTGAGCGCAAACAGAGCTTCGGCGATCTCGACGTGCACTACAGCGTGTTCAACTCCAGCTTCATCCAGCCGGATATTGCCAGCGCTTCCGGCCTGGTACGCAGCAAGACCCAGGGCGTTATCAACGTCGCCGCGCTCAAGGCCGGCAAGGCCAGCACCGCGCAGGTCAGCGGCCAGGTGAAGAACCTGATGGGACAGAGCACCGCACTGACCTTCAGGCAGGTCACCGAGAGCGGCGCCATCTACTACCTGGCGCAATTTCCCTTCTCCAGCCGCGAGATTCTCAGTTTCACCCTCGATGTGCGCCAGGGCGACGACGCACACCGCATCACCTTCAACCAGGAAATGTTCCCGGATGACTGA
- the thiS gene encoding sulfur carrier protein ThiS, whose translation MRIQLNGEPFELPDNQSVADLLVRLDLTGRRVAVELNLDIVPRSQHDSTQLAEGDQVEVVHAIGGG comes from the coding sequence ATGCGTATCCAGTTGAATGGTGAACCCTTCGAACTGCCGGATAACCAGAGCGTCGCCGACCTGTTGGTTCGCCTCGACCTGACCGGGCGCCGTGTGGCGGTCGAGCTCAATCTGGACATCGTTCCACGCAGCCAGCACGACAGCACCCAGCTCGCCGAGGGCGATCAGGTGGAAGTGGTGCACGCCATCGGCGGCGGTTGA
- the rpoH gene encoding RNA polymerase sigma factor RpoH, whose amino-acid sequence MSTSLQSVHALVPGANLEAYVHAVNSIPLLTPEQERELAENLYYQQDLEAARQMVLAHLRFVVHIARSYSGYGLAQADLIQEGNVGLMKAVKRFNPEMGVRLVSFAVHWIRAEIHEFILKNWRIVKVATTKAQRKLFFNLRSQKKRLAWLNNDEVTAVAESLGVEPHEVREMESRLTGQDMAFDPAADADDDSAFQSPAHYLEDHRYDPARQLEDADWSDSSSSNLHEALESLDERSRDILYQRWLAEEKATLHDLAAKYNVSAERIRQLEKNAMNKLKGCIAA is encoded by the coding sequence ATGTCCACTTCCTTGCAATCTGTTCATGCCCTTGTTCCAGGCGCCAACCTGGAAGCTTACGTGCATGCGGTCAACAGCATCCCGCTGCTGACGCCTGAGCAGGAGCGTGAACTGGCCGAAAATCTCTACTATCAGCAGGACCTCGAGGCCGCCCGCCAGATGGTGCTGGCCCACTTGCGTTTCGTTGTGCACATTGCGCGCAGCTACTCCGGTTATGGTCTGGCCCAGGCTGACCTGATCCAGGAAGGCAACGTCGGCCTGATGAAGGCGGTCAAACGCTTCAATCCTGAAATGGGTGTGCGTCTGGTGTCCTTCGCCGTGCACTGGATTCGTGCGGAAATCCACGAGTTCATCCTGAAGAACTGGCGCATCGTCAAGGTGGCCACCACCAAGGCCCAGCGCAAACTGTTCTTCAACCTGCGCAGCCAGAAGAAGCGTCTGGCTTGGCTGAACAACGATGAAGTGACTGCCGTAGCGGAAAGCCTGGGCGTCGAGCCGCATGAAGTGCGCGAGATGGAAAGCCGCCTGACCGGCCAGGACATGGCCTTCGACCCGGCAGCCGATGCCGACGACGACAGCGCCTTCCAGTCGCCTGCGCATTACCTGGAGGACCACCGCTACGACCCGGCTCGCCAGCTCGAGGATGCCGACTGGAGCGACAGCTCCAGCAGCAACCTGCACGAAGCGCTGGAAAGCCTGGACGAGCGCAGCCGCGACATCCTCTACCAGCGCTGGCTGGCTGAGGAGAAGGCGACGCTGCACGATCTGGCCGCCAAGTACAACGTATCCGCCGAGCGTATCCGCCAGCTCGAGAAGAACGCGATGAACAAGCTCAAGGGCTGTATTGCCGCCTGA
- a CDS encoding N-acetyltransferase: MDSHLLEQDFIMIRPYHPTDSDAVLDLWLKASILAHDFVPESFWREQLPAMRELYLPQAETLVLEEKGQVLGFASLHEQRLAALFVSPDAQGRGLGRQLLDEAKRRRDSLELGVYRANARAAAFYRAGGFVTLNETRDPHTGQPELTMRWSRG; this comes from the coding sequence ATGGATTCACATCTCCTCGAACAGGACTTCATCATGATTCGCCCCTACCATCCCACAGACAGTGACGCCGTACTCGACCTCTGGTTGAAGGCCTCCATCCTGGCCCACGACTTCGTGCCGGAGAGCTTCTGGCGCGAGCAGCTGCCCGCGATGCGCGAGCTATACCTGCCGCAGGCCGAAACCCTTGTGCTGGAGGAAAAGGGGCAGGTACTGGGCTTCGCATCGCTGCACGAACAGCGCCTGGCCGCATTGTTCGTCAGCCCGGATGCTCAGGGCCGCGGCCTCGGTCGCCAGCTCCTGGACGAAGCCAAGCGCAGGCGTGACAGCCTCGAACTGGGCGTCTACCGCGCCAATGCCCGGGCGGCGGCCTTCTACCGCGCAGGCGGTTTCGTCACGCTGAACGAAACGCGCGACCCGCACACCGGCCAGCCGGAGCTGACGATGCGCTGGTCGCGCGGATGA
- a CDS encoding homoserine O-succinyltransferase MetX has product MPTAFPEDSVGLVSPQVFRFSEPLALACGRSLAEYELVVETYGELNAARSNAVLICHALSGHHHAAGYHSPDDRKPGWWDSCIGPGKPIDTNKFFVVSLNNLGGCNGSTGPSSTNPATGKPYGADFPVMTVEDWVHSQARLADVLGIAQWAAVIGGSLGGMQAMQWTISYPERVRHCLAIASAPKLSAQNIAFNEVARQAILTDPDFHGGHFLEQGVIPKRGLMLARMVGHITYLSDDAMGEKFGRGLKSEKLNYDFHSVEFQVESYLRYQGEEFSGRFDANTYLLMTKALDYFDPAAAHDGDLAKTLAVAKADFCLMSFTTDWRFSPARSREIVDALTAAKKNVCYLEIDAPQGHDAFLMPIPRYLQAFGSYMKRIEV; this is encoded by the coding sequence ATGCCCACTGCATTTCCCGAAGATTCCGTCGGCCTGGTCAGCCCCCAGGTATTCCGCTTCAGCGAGCCGCTGGCCCTGGCCTGCGGACGCAGCCTGGCCGAGTACGAACTGGTCGTCGAAACCTATGGCGAACTGAACGCCGCACGCAGCAATGCCGTGCTGATCTGCCACGCCCTGTCCGGCCACCATCACGCCGCCGGTTACCACAGCCCGGATGACCGCAAACCCGGCTGGTGGGACAGCTGCATCGGCCCCGGCAAGCCGATAGACACCAACAAATTCTTCGTCGTCAGCCTCAACAACCTTGGCGGCTGCAACGGTTCCACCGGCCCGAGCAGCACCAATCCGGCCACTGGCAAACCCTACGGCGCGGATTTTCCGGTGATGACCGTGGAAGACTGGGTGCACAGCCAGGCACGCCTGGCCGATGTGCTCGGCATTGCCCAGTGGGCGGCGGTAATCGGCGGCAGCCTCGGCGGCATGCAGGCCATGCAGTGGACCATCAGCTACCCCGAGCGCGTACGCCACTGCCTGGCCATCGCCTCGGCGCCCAAGCTGTCGGCGCAGAACATCGCCTTCAACGAGGTGGCGCGCCAGGCGATTCTCACCGACCCGGACTTCCACGGCGGACACTTCCTGGAACAGGGCGTGATTCCCAAGCGCGGCCTGATGCTGGCGCGCATGGTCGGGCATATCACCTACCTGTCCGACGATGCCATGGGCGAGAAATTCGGCCGTGGCCTGAAGAGCGAAAAGCTCAACTACGACTTCCACAGCGTCGAGTTCCAGGTGGAAAGCTACCTGCGTTACCAGGGCGAGGAATTCTCCGGCCGCTTCGACGCCAACACCTATCTGCTGATGACCAAGGCCCTGGACTACTTCGACCCGGCCGCCGCCCACGACGGCGACCTGGCCAAGACCCTGGCCGTGGCCAAGGCGGACTTCTGCCTGATGTCCTTCACCACCGACTGGCGCTTCTCCCCTGCCCGCTCGCGGGAGATCGTCGACGCGCTGACGGCGGCGAAGAAGAACGTCTGCTACTTGGAGATCGATGCGCCGCAGGGCCACGACGCCTTCCTCATGCCGATCCCGCGTTACCTGCAGGCGTTCGGCAGCTACATGAAGCGAATCGAGGTATGA
- the rdgB gene encoding RdgB/HAM1 family non-canonical purine NTP pyrophosphatase, with protein MIDLKELVLASHNAGKLKELQAMLGDDVRVRSISEFSQVEPEETGLSFVENAILKARNAARISGLPALADDSGLAVDALGGAPGIYSARYADGQGDAANNAKLLDALKDVPDAQRGAQFVCALALVRHADDPLPILCEGLWHGSILHEARGEHGFGYDPLFWVPETQCSSAELPAEQKNRLSHRARAMALLKQRLGLA; from the coding sequence ATGATCGACCTCAAGGAACTGGTACTGGCCAGCCATAACGCCGGCAAGCTCAAGGAGCTGCAGGCCATGCTCGGCGACGACGTGCGCGTGCGTTCGATCAGTGAGTTCAGCCAGGTCGAGCCGGAGGAAACCGGCCTGTCGTTCGTCGAAAACGCCATCCTCAAGGCGCGCAACGCCGCGCGCATCTCCGGTTTGCCGGCACTGGCCGACGACTCCGGCCTGGCGGTGGACGCCCTCGGCGGCGCCCCCGGCATCTACTCGGCGCGCTATGCCGATGGCCAGGGCGATGCGGCGAACAATGCCAAGCTGCTCGACGCCCTGAAAGACGTGCCGGACGCCCAGCGCGGCGCCCAGTTCGTCTGCGCCCTGGCCCTGGTGCGGCATGCCGACGATCCGCTGCCGATCCTCTGCGAAGGCCTGTGGCACGGCAGCATCCTGCATGAAGCCCGTGGCGAACACGGCTTCGGCTATGACCCGCTGTTCTGGGTGCCGGAAACCCAGTGCTCCAGTGCCGAACTGCCGGCCGAGCAGAAGAACCGCCTCAGCCACCGCGCCCGCGCCATGGCCCTGCTCAAGCAGCGCCTGGGGCTGGCATGA
- a CDS encoding DUF423 domain-containing protein has protein sequence MARLWLLLSAFAGFTGVALGAFAAHGLKNRLTPEYLAVFQTGTHYQLIHALALFGVGLLALHMPGRLVNLAGGAFALGILLFSGSLYLLTLSGIGKLGIITPFGGVAFLIGWLCLGLAAWRLA, from the coding sequence ATGGCTCGTCTCTGGCTGTTGCTATCCGCTTTTGCCGGTTTTACCGGTGTCGCGCTTGGCGCCTTTGCCGCGCATGGTCTGAAGAACCGCCTGACGCCCGAGTATCTGGCGGTGTTCCAGACCGGAACGCACTATCAGCTGATCCACGCGCTGGCTCTGTTCGGCGTCGGTCTGCTGGCGCTGCACATGCCTGGACGCTTGGTAAACCTGGCCGGTGGCGCCTTCGCGCTGGGTATCCTGCTGTTCTCCGGCAGTCTCTATCTGCTGACGCTCAGCGGCATCGGCAAGCTCGGCATCATCACCCCGTTCGGCGGTGTCGCGTTTCTGATCGGCTGGCTATGCCTGGGCTTGGCGGCCTGGAGACTGGCCTGA
- a CDS encoding DUF3392 domain-containing protein, whose amino-acid sequence MDLLLDLIVTLSRWSRSHLGDISLAIMATLLVLFGPAINAWVQRTIGNLNFVLRTLLFVVFCAVGYGLAIVFLTPWLAKGLAHFNNFTLAPVLILIFVVIGIMADRN is encoded by the coding sequence ATGGATCTGCTACTGGACCTGATCGTCACCCTCTCGCGCTGGAGTCGCAGCCACCTCGGCGATATCTCCCTGGCCATCATGGCCACGCTGCTGGTGCTGTTCGGCCCGGCCATCAACGCCTGGGTTCAGCGCACCATCGGCAACCTCAACTTCGTCCTGCGTACCCTGCTGTTCGTGGTGTTCTGCGCGGTCGGCTATGGCCTGGCGATCGTCTTCCTCACGCCCTGGCTGGCCAAGGGGCTGGCGCACTTCAACAACTTCACCCTGGCGCCGGTGCTGATCCTGATCTTCGTGGTGATCGGCATCATGGCCGACCGCAATTAG
- the metW gene encoding methionine biosynthesis protein MetW: protein MRADLDIIQEWIAPGSRVLDLGCGDGELLAWLRDNKQVSGYGLEIDPDKIALCIERGVNVIEQNLDLGLGNFASNSFDVVVMTQSLQALHYPDKVLAEMLRVGKTCIITFPNFGHWRCRWYLTTKGRMPVSDFLPYTWYNTPNIHFCTFEDFERLCHAQGARVEERLAVDRDHRHGLASRIWPNLLGEIGIYRISGADLSAHRVAV from the coding sequence ATGCGAGCGGATCTGGACATCATCCAGGAATGGATCGCCCCGGGCAGCCGTGTGCTTGACCTGGGCTGCGGCGACGGCGAACTGCTCGCCTGGCTGCGTGACAACAAGCAGGTTTCCGGCTACGGCCTGGAAATCGACCCGGACAAGATCGCCCTGTGCATCGAGCGCGGCGTCAACGTCATCGAGCAGAACCTCGACCTGGGCCTGGGCAACTTCGCCAGCAACAGCTTCGATGTGGTGGTCATGACCCAGTCGCTGCAGGCGCTGCACTACCCGGACAAGGTGCTGGCCGAGATGCTGCGCGTCGGCAAGACCTGCATCATCACCTTCCCCAACTTCGGCCACTGGCGCTGCCGGTGGTACCTGACGACAAAAGGTCGCATGCCGGTGTCGGACTTTTTGCCCTACACCTGGTACAACACCCCGAACATCCACTTCTGCACCTTCGAGGACTTCGAGCGTCTCTGTCACGCCCAGGGTGCCCGTGTGGAAGAACGCCTGGCGGTCGACCGTGACCATCGCCATGGCCTGGCAAGCCGCATCTGGCCCAACCTGCTGGGTGAAATCGGCATTTACCGCATCAGCGGCGCGGATCTGTCCGCCCACCGCGTCGCGGTCTGA